The following proteins are co-located in the Streptomyces sp. NBC_00435 genome:
- a CDS encoding DHA2 family efflux MFS transporter permease subunit encodes MQDQDTKLRGPAIWALVITGAASFMAALDNLVVTTALPSIREDLGGKLEDLEWTVNAYTLTFAVLLMFGAALGDRFGRRRLFIAGMTVFTGASAAAALSPGIDALIAARAVQGVGAAIMMPLSLTLLTVAVPAARRGMALGIYGALTGLAVASGPLIGGSLTEHISWQWIFWLNVPIGLALIPLSRLRLAESTAPQAKLDVPGTLLISGGLFGIVYGLVNANAHGWTSLPVLSALLVGTALVAGFVHHGFHNANPVLPMRLFRDRGFFGINMASLLMFVGMFGSIFLLSQFLQGVLGYSPTEAGLRMLPWTGMPMIAAPISGILSDRIGSRPVVVAGLALQAVGLGWFAMILSTDVSYAAQLPALIISGIGMGLFFAPASNALMSTVAPADQGKAAGANSALREVGGALGVAVLASVFSAQGGYQSGQSFTDGTVPALWIGGAVVAVAAALALLLPGRDKEKARATAGRAAEAAEAAAAADVSDAPAKVAV; translated from the coding sequence ATGCAGGACCAGGACACCAAGCTTCGAGGGCCCGCGATCTGGGCCCTCGTCATCACCGGGGCCGCCAGCTTCATGGCCGCGCTCGACAACCTCGTCGTCACCACCGCGCTCCCCTCCATCCGCGAGGACCTCGGCGGAAAGCTGGAGGACCTGGAGTGGACGGTGAACGCCTACACGCTCACCTTCGCCGTCCTGCTCATGTTCGGCGCGGCCCTCGGTGACCGGTTCGGCCGCCGGCGGCTCTTCATCGCCGGCATGACCGTCTTCACCGGCGCGTCCGCCGCCGCGGCCCTGTCGCCCGGCATCGACGCGCTCATCGCCGCCCGGGCCGTCCAGGGCGTGGGCGCGGCGATCATGATGCCGCTCTCACTCACGCTGCTCACCGTCGCCGTGCCCGCCGCCCGGCGCGGAATGGCCCTCGGCATCTACGGAGCCCTCACCGGCCTCGCCGTCGCCAGCGGGCCGCTCATCGGCGGCAGCCTGACCGAGCACATCTCCTGGCAGTGGATCTTCTGGCTGAACGTCCCGATCGGTCTGGCCCTGATCCCGCTCTCCCGGCTCCGCCTCGCCGAGTCCACCGCCCCGCAGGCCAAGCTCGACGTCCCGGGGACGCTGCTCATCAGCGGCGGACTCTTCGGGATCGTCTACGGGCTGGTCAACGCCAACGCGCACGGCTGGACCAGCCTCCCCGTGCTCAGCGCGCTGCTGGTCGGTACCGCGCTCGTCGCCGGGTTCGTCCACCACGGGTTCCACAACGCCAACCCGGTCCTGCCCATGCGACTCTTCCGCGACCGCGGGTTCTTCGGCATCAACATGGCGAGCCTGCTGATGTTCGTCGGGATGTTCGGCTCGATCTTCCTGCTGAGCCAGTTCCTCCAGGGCGTCCTCGGCTACTCGCCCACCGAAGCCGGACTGCGCATGCTCCCCTGGACCGGCATGCCCATGATCGCCGCCCCGATCTCCGGGATCCTCTCCGACCGGATCGGCAGCCGTCCCGTCGTGGTCGCCGGGCTCGCGCTCCAGGCCGTCGGCCTCGGCTGGTTCGCCATGATCCTGAGCACCGACGTCTCCTACGCCGCCCAGCTCCCGGCGCTGATCATCAGTGGCATCGGCATGGGCCTCTTCTTCGCCCCCGCCTCCAACGCCCTCATGTCCACCGTCGCCCCCGCCGACCAGGGCAAGGCAGCCGGCGCCAACAGCGCCCTGCGCGAGGTCGGCGGAGCCCTCGGAGTCGCCGTCCTCGCCTCCGTCTTCTCCGCCCAGGGCGGCTACCAGTCCGGGCAGTCCTTCACCGACGGCACCGTCCCCGCCCTCTGGATCGGCGGAGCCGTCGTCGCCGTGGCGGCCGCCCTGGCCCTGCTGCTCCCCGGCCGGGACAAGGAGAAGGCCCGCGCGACCGCCGGCCGGGCGGCGGAAGCCGCCGAAGCCGCAGCAGCGGCCGACGTCTCCGACGCCCCCGCGAAGGTGGCCGTCTGA
- a CDS encoding DUF3291 domain-containing protein has translation MPDVPWSTPTRAAADAEVYVMASRFETASLTGALRFFLKSPGIIRQIRKAPGAHGVGLRARVLSRTFLTLSAWEDREALYRFARSEPHRSSSRAAATYMKESEFTFWTVPASELPIGWAEAERRLAEQKQAR, from the coding sequence ATGCCCGATGTCCCCTGGTCCACGCCCACCCGAGCCGCCGCCGACGCCGAGGTCTACGTCATGGCCTCCCGCTTCGAGACGGCCAGCCTGACCGGAGCCCTGCGCTTCTTCCTGAAGTCGCCCGGCATCATCCGCCAGATCCGCAAGGCCCCCGGCGCGCACGGGGTCGGCCTGCGGGCCCGGGTCCTCAGCCGGACCTTCCTCACCCTGTCGGCCTGGGAGGACCGCGAAGCGCTCTACCGCTTCGCGCGCAGCGAACCGCACCGCAGCAGCTCGCGTGCGGCCGCCACGTACATGAAGGAGTCCGAGTTCACCTTCTGGACCGTCCCGGCGAGCGAACTGCCCATCGGCTGGGCCGAGGCGGAGCGCCGGCTCGCCGAGCAGAAGCAGGCCCGCTGA
- a CDS encoding UDP-N-acetylmuramate dehydrogenase produces MQELHDAPLAPLTTFRLGGPATRLVTATTDAEVVATVRAADGSGTPLLVIGGGSNLVIGDQGFDGTALRIATTGFTLDGTRLELAAGENWSDSVARVVEAGLAGIECLAGIPGSAGATPIQNVGAYGQEVCDTITEVVAYDRTRGETVTLSAAECAFSYRDSLFKHQPERYVVLRVRFALEDAGGLSAPVKYPETARALGVGAGDRVPAAQARETVLRLRAGKGMVLDPADHDTWSAGSFFHNPILGDEAYAAFLARAQDRLGPGTTPPAYPAGEGRTKTSAAWLIDKAGFTKGYGDGPARISTKHTLALTNRGEATTEDLLVLAREVVAGVHAAFGVTLVNEPVTVGVSI; encoded by the coding sequence GTGCAGGAACTCCACGACGCCCCCCTCGCCCCGCTGACCACCTTCCGGCTCGGCGGCCCCGCCACGCGCCTGGTCACCGCGACCACCGACGCCGAGGTCGTCGCCACCGTGCGCGCCGCGGACGGGAGCGGCACCCCGCTCCTGGTCATCGGCGGCGGCAGCAACCTGGTCATCGGAGACCAGGGCTTCGACGGCACCGCCCTGCGGATCGCGACCACCGGATTCACGCTCGACGGGACCCGCCTGGAGCTCGCGGCCGGGGAGAACTGGAGCGACTCCGTCGCCCGGGTCGTCGAGGCGGGACTCGCGGGCATCGAATGCCTCGCAGGGATCCCCGGCTCGGCCGGCGCCACCCCGATCCAGAACGTCGGGGCGTACGGCCAGGAGGTCTGCGACACGATCACCGAGGTCGTCGCCTACGACCGCACGCGCGGGGAGACGGTCACCCTGTCGGCCGCCGAGTGCGCGTTCTCGTACCGTGACAGCCTCTTCAAGCACCAGCCGGAACGGTACGTCGTCCTGCGCGTCCGCTTCGCCCTGGAGGACGCGGGCGGACTGTCCGCGCCGGTCAAGTACCCGGAGACGGCGCGCGCCCTCGGCGTGGGGGCCGGCGACCGGGTCCCGGCGGCGCAGGCCCGCGAAACCGTCCTGCGGCTGCGCGCCGGCAAGGGCATGGTCCTGGACCCCGCCGACCACGACACCTGGTCGGCCGGCTCCTTCTTCCACAACCCGATCCTCGGCGACGAGGCGTACGCCGCCTTCCTCGCCCGCGCGCAGGACCGGCTCGGCCCCGGCACCACCCCGCCGGCGTACCCGGCCGGCGAGGGCCGTACGAAGACCAGCGCGGCCTGGCTGATCGACAAGGCCGGCTTCACCAAGGGCTACGGCGACGGCCCCGCCCGCATCTCCACCAAGCACACCCTCGCCCTCACCAACCGGGGCGAGGCCACCACCGAAGACCTCCTCGTCCTGGCCCGCGAAGTCGTCGCGGGCGTCCACGCGGCCTTCGGCGTCACCCTCGTCAACGAGCCGGTGACGGTCGGCGTCAGCATCTGA
- a CDS encoding adenosine deaminase encodes MEHVRDLTLLPKAHLHLHFTGSMRPSTLLELADKYGVRLPDALTNAEPPKLRATDERGWFRFQRLYDAARSCLREPDDIRRLVREAAEEDVRDGSGWLEIQVDPTSYAPLLGGMIPAVEIILDAVDAASRDTGLGMRVLIAANRMKHPLDARTLARLAVRYADRGIVGFGLSNDERRGMARDFDRAFAIAREGGLLAAPHGGELTGPSSVRDCLDDLHAARIGHGVRAAEDPRLLARLADRQITCEVCPASNVALGVYERPEDVPLRTLFDAGVPMALGADDPLLFGSRLAAQYEIARRHHAFTDAELAELARQSVRGSAAPSDIQDKLLAGIDHWIAS; translated from the coding sequence ATGGAGCACGTACGCGATCTCACGCTTCTGCCGAAAGCCCACCTCCACCTGCACTTCACCGGCTCGATGCGCCCGTCGACCCTGCTGGAGCTCGCCGACAAGTACGGCGTGCGGCTGCCCGACGCCCTCACCAACGCCGAGCCACCGAAGCTCCGTGCCACGGACGAGCGCGGCTGGTTCCGCTTCCAGCGGCTCTACGACGCCGCCCGGTCCTGCCTCCGCGAGCCCGACGACATCCGCCGGCTGGTCCGTGAGGCCGCCGAGGAGGACGTGCGGGACGGCAGCGGCTGGCTGGAGATCCAGGTGGATCCCACCTCCTACGCCCCTCTCCTCGGCGGGATGATCCCCGCCGTCGAGATCATCCTCGACGCCGTCGACGCCGCCTCCCGGGACACCGGTCTCGGCATGCGCGTCCTCATCGCCGCCAACCGCATGAAGCACCCCCTCGACGCCCGCACCCTGGCCCGCCTGGCCGTCCGCTACGCCGACCGGGGGATCGTCGGCTTCGGCCTCTCCAACGACGAGCGCCGCGGGATGGCCCGCGACTTCGACCGGGCCTTCGCCATCGCCCGCGAGGGCGGGCTGCTCGCCGCCCCGCACGGGGGCGAGCTGACCGGGCCGTCCTCCGTCCGGGACTGCCTCGACGACCTCCACGCGGCCCGCATCGGGCACGGCGTACGGGCCGCCGAGGATCCCCGCCTGCTCGCGCGGCTCGCCGACCGGCAGATCACCTGCGAGGTCTGCCCGGCGTCCAACGTCGCCCTCGGGGTCTACGAGCGCCCCGAGGACGTCCCGCTGCGCACCCTCTTCGACGCCGGGGTCCCCATGGCCCTCGGCGCGGACGACCCGCTGCTGTTCGGGTCCCGGCTCGCGGCCCAGTACGAGATCGCCCGAAGGCACCACGCCTTCACGGACGCGGAGCTCGCCGAGCTGGCCCGCCAGTCGGTACGCGGCAGTGCCGCGCCCTCCGACATACAGGACAAGCTGCTGGCCGGGATCGACCACTGGATCGCTTCGTAG